ctaagaccatctccaatcgttttccctatttttatctctaaaatagaggaactctataatagaggtgacttttgctccaatgaatatctttatttttttctctaaaaaagaAATTCCGtagagattctttttttattttactcttaATACCTTtttgcaaactaacccatttattttagtatttgtgaaactttcataaaattatgatattatttaaatttttcacattcatcaattttatttaaaataaatatttaagttattaatatttaataagattttatataaataaaaactgNgtggaaaaaatataaaataaaataaaaagattctaAGTTGATTCTGCGAGAAGTTCAGATTCAGACCAAACACGTTGGTTAAAAGCAACTTGTAACTCATCAGGAATAAACGCCGTTCTACAAAGCGGACACGTCATCTGATTATAACCCATCATCCAACGGTCCAAACAGCTCCGATGAAATATGTGTTGGCAGTTCGTCAGCCGTCGGATCTCGTCCTCGTTCTCGAACTCGTGGATACACACGGCGCAGCAGTCGGATCCGGATCCGAATCCGGGTCGGTTTAGCTCCGAGAATCTGATAACCGGTAAGATTTCCCCGGCTAGCCTCGCCGCCACTGGGAAAAAATACGAGCTTTCTTGGTGATGATGCACTGCCGCCGTGGAAATATAAGGTGGTTCCGGCCAAGATGATGAAGATAAAACCGTGTCGGATTCGAGGAAGTCGGGTAGACCCAATATCCGGAAACCTGTGTCTATGAGTGTTCGGATTAAGCCTAAGAGGGAGAGTAAGTGAAGAAAGATTCTTGGTAGGAGGAGCTCAGTGTAGCCCACCGGGTAACCCATGGCTTCGCcgttagagagagaaagctaaagagatatagagagagatagagagcgTTTAGAAAACAAAGGTAGAGAAGAGTGGGATATATATACACGTGGGTCAGTGACACACActtacataaattaattagtaactactactactaaatactaattataggtttttcattattaaataaattacaaataatgCAAATGCCGTCGTGTATCATCACTTGGTCGCTTGAGTTTCGTTATCTTCACAGCAAAATTATTTTCAGGTACCAaatctaaatatgttttttagataacgtttttaatttttaacttgaattgatagatcatctccaatggtttttcctatttttttNatgaataaaaactaaaatatttaagttatttatatttaataagattttatataaattttcttttgcaaataatagtctcaaattttaaaaatatttttctatacaaaaacctttaaaattttttaatacgaaaaccttaaaaaattttaaaccaaaatattaaaattagtcaaatttaactttataatcaattatcctattaatatacaaattaaattattattaaaatatttaaattattattaaactatttaaatatatattttatttatgggttttgttAGCTTCCAAGGATCCAAGTGACTGATCCAATCGCAAGATACTTCGGACTAAAACGTGGGCAGGTCgtgaatatttaaattattactaaactatttaaatatatattttatttattttgatcataaatataaaagtgttaaaagttcaagaaccattttataaataaaaaagttcaactctattatagaggaaaaaatagagatctctattatagaggtagaaatagagatgggtttgagtagattttactctaaaatagagttaaaaagcaaatatagagatgggttggagatgctctaaaatagagattgtttttttttcttttatatctagagaaactctatttttttccctatgtaaatagaggaaaatatagcaatctctattttagagataaGAATAGAAGTGAGTTGGAGCAAATTTGCCTCTAAAATAGATtgctatatttttctctatttatagaggaaaaaaatagaaatgcattggagatgctctagaGTTGGGCAGACCAGTTAAAgaacttaagtttttttttttgagaatttgttagatacactcttttggataatttttttgaacattttcatttttatcctcttttacacaattacaatatactaaattgatttaaaaaaaatctttagatttgggttctctattttacatttaaaatatatttttgagggattataatttaatatttggagtttaggctttagaatttagttattttatacataaaaagatatttttgaaaatacacataaaaaatatttttttaaaataacatagGAAAAAGTGTATTTTAGaaatcctcttcttttttttctaaagaagtatttatctttgtttatatGCCAAACTAATCAGACTCGTCACAAaatcaaactaacaaaaacatttggaggaaaaaggaaagataatgataataaaAGGCATAAAACTACAGGAAATTGtacagaagaaaacatgaagGTGGGGACAAGATGGATTTGAATGGTTttattgacaaaagaaaaagagagatttaaATGGTTTCAGATGGTTCCACGAATCAAAGTTACAGTAGCataaaatttggaatattattataagaaaacataacaaaaaaaagatggagcCGACAACGGTTTTGTTCTTAGGCTTCATTTTAGTGCAATTTCAACATCATATTTTGTCTTTGTCCCTCGTATTTTATACAATTACAATACCAACTTATATGTGCATATATTGGATTTACACATGTCTAAATAAATTAGCGACTATACAAGAATTTGGATTATGAATGTGTGGTATTCAAATTTtccttaatatagaaaattaatgtttttacacACTTATTGGTGTATCTATGTGCAGCCGCACACGACATAGAAATATGACGTGAAGACAGATGGTTCGGTTCATCTCAATTCCAATTCTACGTCTAATCGTCTATTGATTTGactatcttttcttttttcaatttcagTTAGGGGAAATAAATGTGGTAACGATaatacaacgacaacatcatCAGTCATCACAATATACAACAGTGTCACTAAAGAGTTAATACAACTAGATTAAAAATAACATGGAAAATAGTACTTCCTACTTCCTAGCTTTAATAAATGTAgattaagttttttattttttgtcaagtAGATGCAAATACAGTATTCTCTCCATTTTATATTACTTATCGTTATAATAAAATTcacgcatattaaaaaaaataactaatctttctattttacttctcattaatatattattttatttgatataaataaataagaagcTAAAAGTTAagaataaaactgaaaatttgattCATAACATTGCatagtaaaatacaaaacagataaataatatgaaataaaaaattaaatctaaaacgacatttaaaaataaacgGAGAGAGTATAAGTTTTGTTCATAAGTTAGATGATTAAGAAATGAAAATTTACTGTATCTATTAGAATCACTTCTTGATAGAACAATAATGTTACTTCGTATTCAATTCAttactttttctaaaaaacaacaacttgtTTCTATTACTATTTAATGAGACCATAATATTAAAGAGCtagtaaagagagaaagagagtggtAGTTAAGTCATATGGGGACCTGAATGAAATGTCTGAAAGTGCCAAAGCAGCACAGACCCACactctctccatcttctcttcctccaacATTTCACATTCCCACATTTACACTCGCTTGTATCTATATGCACATTTACTTACAtctatatcatatcatataagtATGTAATCAAATAAtcaatacatataaaaatatgagcTTAATAGCGAATGCTGTAATCAGTAAGCTCCTAGAGTAACTAGACAAGTGAGGGGTGGAtaggacaaaaaaaagtatacgtAGACGTACCACAAGAtcagttaattttttattctcaTTGCCTTTTACCCCCAAACACATCTGAGAATATATATAGCTTTCTCTgctatttctttttgtaaaaaaaactagaatacatagatttttttttcatctaatagCATATTAGGAGTGAATTGGTTAAATATGACCAGAAATCTTTTTATAATCAGGATAATAGCCTTTGGACAACATAGATCAATTTCAAGCGATTTTTAGACAATGCGTATAATGGAAATGTAAAACAGAGGACTACTTAACACCTTTTTGGTTGATGTGGAAAATTAGGAAGACAATTGTTTTGCATCAAAATTAGCCCGACAACAATTGTTTTGCAAACAAAAGCTGAGGTGAAGGAATGGCTATCTGCATTGCAATTATCGAATTCACAATCCACTACTACTATCCCAAAAAATGACCATTGGCAACCTCCTATTTCACCATTTGTAAAGTGTAactttgatgcaagtttcattgtgGTAACTCAGTGTGTAACTGGTGATTGGATTCTAAGAGACCAATTTGGAGAGAGTATAGTATGGGGTGCATCAAGACTAGGAACTGCGAGATCACCATTAGAGATAGAGGCAAAAGCTTTACTTTCTGCAATTCAACAAGTGTGGATTAGAGATTACATTTATGTACTGTTTGAAGGCGACTATGCAATACTAATTAACAATTTGATGGGATTAACAATAACTGCAGCCATTCGAAACATAAAAGAAGATATTTCTTGGTGGCCATCCAAGTTCAAAGAAATTAAGTTTAGTTTTACTCGAAGATCATGTAATGAAGCTGCTCATGTTTTAGCACGATTTGGTTGTATTCATTGTGATTTCTATTCTTCTTCAGTTGATATGCCTTTATGGCTATTTTCTACTTTGtatcattcatattttgatCCAAATTAATACAATTAATTTctgacgaaaacaaaaaaaacaggatAATAGCCAtctatttgaatatattttttatgttaaagatctatttaaacattttagatattcttcaacttttttttactttctctgtctctttaattcatgttttttttttgagttatttgtttattatgtttATAAGCAATAAAGACTGAAGCAGTAATTAATCGTTTacgtaaaattaattaatcagcTACGAAGCAACCGATGATTGTaccacaaaaaaacaacaacatcatttaaatatttatacatatcACGAAGTTCGGCAGTTTTTATACATCAACGAATCATTAGGTTTTGTTTGAATAATACATCTAATCGGGTCGGGGAAAAatatgtgtttatttttttctgttttttgttgttgttgttgtagtaaatgaatatatataaatatatgatgcaCTTATATCAGtggaaattaaatttattcatGGTTTATTTATATTCTCCCTTCTATCGAAAAGCATGCTCATATAACTAGGATTTAATAGAATTATTCCTATATGCTGCGTAAGCAGATTAAGGTTAAACACAAAACATGTAAggttgtaattaaattttaCGTATTTCAATCCATCCAGAGACAATGAGACATATTGACAGAGAGTCATAGATAAATCCTCACCCatatatttaactatttaagtAGATAGTAcataaaacgaaaaacaaaaattagatgaTATACAAACAAAGAGATCGCATGCCAATGTCTAATGTATGTCACAATAACTGGCagattttggttatattagAGACAATAGACATTAACAGGAAGACCAGCTCAATCCAACTAAGGCTTCATAGAGTAAAGAAAGACTCGTTTGTAAAGTTTGAATAATGGTGCCAATTATACACCATCCGTATTTGCACACACACTAACACGTATtcaaaatatactaatttaattCGGTGCATTGTATAATTTGTACGTATGTGCGTAATAAAATACGAAATTGTACTGTACAAACCAATAGTATAGAAACATCTCCACACGTAGAATCATCTTTTTACATAACAAAATGTATTCGATATTCGCATAGCAACAACCTGATTTAAATGAGGAAAAGCGTCCCGAATTGTCTggaaatat
The sequence above is a segment of the Camelina sativa cultivar DH55 chromosome 10, Cs, whole genome shotgun sequence genome. Coding sequences within it:
- the LOC104719808 gene encoding E3 ubiquitin-protein ligase RHA1B-like; its protein translation is MGYPVGYTELLLPRIFLHLLSLLGLIRTLIDTGFRILGLPDFLESDTVLSSSSWPEPPYISTAAVHHHQESSYFFPVAARLAGEILPVIRFSELNRPGFGSGSDCCAVCIHEFENEDEIRRLTNCQHIFHRSCLDRWMMGYNQMTCPLCRTAFIPDELQVAFNQRVWSESELLAEST